The Thermodesulfobacteriota bacterium genome has a segment encoding these proteins:
- the tsf gene encoding translation elongation factor Ts has translation MEISIELVKDLRQRTGAGIVDCKAALQQAGGNIEAAIEYLRKKGLATAAKKAGRVATEGLVASYIHAGGKMGVLVEINCETDFVAKTAEFQDFVKNIAMHIAAANPQYIRREEIPPEVLDKEREIYRSQALESGKPAKVIDKIVEGKLERFFSEVCLLEQTYIRDSDRTVKDILDEMIGKLGENITIRRFVRFQLGEGLTPKS, from the coding sequence GTGAAAGATCTGAGACAACGGACCGGGGCAGGCATTGTGGATTGTAAGGCGGCCCTTCAACAGGCAGGCGGAAATATCGAGGCCGCCATCGAATACTTAAGAAAGAAAGGGCTGGCGACCGCGGCCAAAAAGGCGGGCCGGGTGGCCACGGAGGGCCTGGTGGCCTCTTACATCCATGCAGGCGGGAAGATGGGGGTTCTCGTCGAGATCAACTGCGAGACCGATTTCGTGGCCAAGACGGCCGAATTCCAAGATTTTGTAAAGAACATCGCCATGCATATCGCCGCGGCCAACCCCCAATATATCCGTCGGGAGGAAATCCCCCCCGAGGTCCTGGACAAGGAGAGGGAGATCTACCGGAGTCAGGCCCTCGAATCGGGAAAACCTGCCAAGGTCATTGATAAGATCGTTGAGGGAAAACTGGAAAGGTTCTTTTCAGAGGTCTGCCTCCTCGAACAGACTTACATCCGGGATTCGGATCGGACGGTCAAAGACATTCTGGATGAAATGATTGGCAAACTGGGCGAAAACATCACCATCCGCCGATTCGTCCGTTTTCAACTGGGTGAAGGGTTGACCCCAAAATCGTAG